Proteins encoded together in one Prionailurus viverrinus isolate Anna chromosome B1, UM_Priviv_1.0, whole genome shotgun sequence window:
- the CLRN2 gene encoding clarin-2, whose product MPGWFKKAWYGLASLLSFSSFILIIVALAVPHWLSGKILCQTGVDLVNATDPELIKFIGDIYYGLFRGCKVRQCGLGGRQSQFTIFPHLVKELNAGLHVTILLLLFLALALALVSMGFAILNMIQVPYRAVNGPGGICLWNVLAGGVVALAIASFMASVKFHDLTERIANFQEKLFRFVVVEEQYEESFWICVASASAHAANLVVVAISQIPLPEIKTKIEEATVTAEDILY is encoded by the exons ATGCCTGGATGGTTCAAAAAGGCGTGGTATGGGCTGGCGTCTTTACTCAGCTTCTCCTCCTTTATCCTGATCATTGTGGCCCTGGCAGTGCCCCACTGGCTGAGTGGGAAAATTCTTTGTCAGACTGGAGTGGACCTGGTCAATGCCACGGATCCAGAGCTCATCAAGTTCATTGGGGATATTTACTACGGGCTCTTCCGAGGATGTAAAGTACGACAGTGCGGGCTCGGGGGCCGCCAGTCCCAATTCACGA TCTTCCCACACCTGGTGAAGGAACTCAATGCAGGCCTCCACGTGACCATTCTGCTGCTCCTCTTCTTGGCCTTGGCCCTGGCTCTGGTCAGCATGGGATTTGCCATTCTCAACATGATCCAGGTTCCATACAGGGCAGTCAACGGCCCCGGGGGCATCTGCCTATGGAACGTCCTCGCAG GCGGAGTCGTGGCCTTGGCCATCGCCAGCTTCATGGCCTCCGTGAAGTTTCACGACCTGACCGAGCGCATTGCCAACTTCCAGGAGAAGCTCTTCCGCTTCGTGGTGGTGGAAGAACAGTACGAAGAGTCCTTCTGGATCTGTGTGGCCAGTGCCTCGGCCCATGCAGCAAATTTGGTAGTGGTGGCGATCAGTCAAATTCCGCTCCCCGAGATTAAGACCAAAATCGAAGAGGCCACGGTCACGGCTGAGGATATCCTGTACTGA